The proteins below come from a single Synechococcus sp. WH 8101 genomic window:
- a CDS encoding iron-containing alcohol dehydrogenase family protein — MSSQSAASLPLASHAIAPATVLRGPGAWADALPRIKALSQRPVLLGRSGATAATRQRLASDLMAAGLQVTLETLEHDCCDPDLERLEASLRAEAVDGLIAAGGGKVLDAGKWLADRLQLPCITVPLSAATCAGWTALANIYSPEGAFLRDQALARCPDLLVFDHHLVRQAPARTLASGVADALAKWYEASVSSGSSQDGLIQQAVQMARVLRDQLLIDAREACRDPQSDAWIRVAEASALTAGVIGGLGGAQCRTVAAHAVHNGLTQLQACHNNLHGEKVGFGILVQLRLEEKLGGNRLAHQARRQLLPLLRDLGLPVSLADLGLSQVGLHELRQACRFACRPDSDLHHLPFPVSDTDLLEALISAEALLEPSETSRRRGA; from the coding sequence ATGTCAAGCCAATCCGCTGCATCGCTGCCCCTGGCCAGCCATGCGATTGCCCCGGCCACGGTGCTCCGTGGTCCAGGGGCCTGGGCGGATGCGCTGCCACGCATCAAGGCCCTCAGCCAGCGGCCCGTTCTGCTCGGGCGCAGTGGTGCCACCGCCGCAACCCGTCAACGCCTGGCCAGCGACCTCATGGCCGCCGGGCTGCAAGTGACGCTGGAGACGCTGGAGCACGACTGCTGCGATCCCGATCTGGAACGCCTGGAGGCGAGCCTCAGGGCCGAGGCCGTGGATGGCTTGATCGCCGCCGGCGGTGGCAAGGTGCTCGATGCGGGCAAGTGGTTGGCGGATCGGTTGCAGCTTCCCTGCATCACCGTGCCCCTCAGTGCCGCCACCTGCGCCGGCTGGACAGCTCTGGCCAACATCTATTCACCGGAGGGGGCCTTTCTGCGCGATCAGGCCCTCGCCCGTTGCCCCGATCTCCTCGTGTTTGATCACCACTTGGTGCGGCAGGCGCCAGCCCGCACCCTCGCCAGTGGAGTCGCCGATGCCCTGGCGAAGTGGTACGAGGCCTCCGTGAGCAGCGGCTCCAGCCAGGACGGATTGATTCAACAGGCGGTGCAGATGGCCCGTGTGCTGCGCGATCAGTTGCTGATCGATGCCCGCGAAGCCTGCCGTGATCCCCAGAGCGACGCCTGGATCCGCGTCGCCGAAGCCAGTGCCCTAACCGCAGGGGTGATCGGGGGACTCGGGGGGGCCCAGTGCCGCACCGTCGCCGCCCACGCCGTGCACAACGGCCTCACCCAACTGCAGGCCTGCCACAACAACCTGCATGGCGAGAAAGTGGGATTCGGAATTCTGGTGCAGCTGCGGCTGGAGGAGAAGCTCGGCGGCAACCGGCTGGCGCACCAGGCCCGCCGCCAGCTCCTGCCGTTGCTCAGGGATCTCGGTCTTCCGGTCAGCCTCGCTGATCTCGGCCTTAGCCAGGTGGGGCTGCACGAATTGCGCCAGGCCTGCCGCTTCGCCTGTCGCCCCGACTCCGATCTGCACCATCTGCCCTTCCCGGTGAGCGACACCGATCTGCTCGAAGCGCTGATCAGTGCCGAGGCTTTGCTGGAACCTTCCGAGACCAGCCGGAGGCGCGGCGCTTGA
- a CDS encoding GNAT family N-acetyltransferase, translating into MSEAASGSVRALRATDAAACHQLDQAALGGLWSLAQWQRELSEPGRIGLGHVEHHGLIALACGWLVVDELHITAVAVAPERRRQGHGRQLLVALMEEGRASGARHATLEVASHNRAAVSLYQDCGFQTAGCRRNYYSDGGDALIQWCRLGSSA; encoded by the coding sequence ATGAGCGAGGCGGCCAGCGGCAGTGTGAGGGCGCTCAGGGCCACGGATGCAGCGGCCTGTCATCAACTCGACCAGGCGGCCCTGGGGGGGCTCTGGAGCCTGGCGCAATGGCAACGCGAACTCTCCGAGCCGGGGCGGATTGGCCTCGGCCACGTTGAGCACCACGGCCTGATCGCCCTCGCCTGCGGCTGGCTGGTGGTGGATGAACTGCATATCACCGCCGTCGCCGTGGCACCGGAGCGGCGACGCCAGGGGCACGGCCGCCAGCTCCTGGTCGCTCTGATGGAGGAGGGCCGGGCCTCCGGGGCACGCCACGCCACCCTGGAAGTGGCCAGCCATAACCGAGCCGCTGTCAGCCTCTATCAGGATTGCGGCTTCCAGACAGCCGGCTGTCGTCGCAATTACTACAGCGACGGCGGCGATGCCCTGATCCAATGGTGTCGATTGGGCAGCAGTGCCTGA
- the lysA gene encoding diaminopimelate decarboxylase yields the protein MPTPFEPGSDPQSPNRNLAPVSAALDEEGRLMVGGCRLSALSERYGTPLYVLDEASIRAACRAYREALQRHYPGPSLAVYASKANSSLAMTALVASEGLGLDAVSAGELLTALEGGMPPERIVLHGNNKSDEELLLAYRNGVTVVADNHHDLERLAQLVPDGGAPARLMLRFTPGIECHTHEYIRTGHLDSKFGFDPDQLESVLRSLKGAAWAEVSGLHAHIGSQIFELDPHRDLAAVMADALRLARGLGHPVEDLNVGGGLGIRYVESDDPPSIDSWVQVVASAVAKACEDRQLSLPRLLCEPGRSLVAAAGVTLYRLGSRKEVPGLRTYLSVDGGMSDNPRPITYQSLYTACLADRPQAAATETVTLAGKHCESGDVLLKDVALPASVSGDVLVVLATGAYNASMSSNYNRIPRPAAVLVHDGEADLIQRRERPEDLLRYDEIPSRLSPVG from the coding sequence ATGCCGACCCCCTTTGAGCCGGGCTCTGATCCCCAGAGCCCGAACCGCAACCTCGCACCAGTCTCAGCGGCCCTGGATGAAGAGGGACGTTTGATGGTTGGCGGCTGCCGCCTCAGTGCTCTGTCTGAGCGCTACGGCACACCGCTGTATGTGCTGGATGAAGCGTCGATCCGCGCCGCCTGCCGCGCCTATCGGGAGGCACTGCAGCGTCACTACCCCGGCCCATCGCTGGCGGTGTACGCCTCCAAGGCCAACAGCTCCCTGGCGATGACGGCCCTGGTGGCGTCCGAAGGACTCGGCCTTGATGCGGTGTCCGCCGGTGAGCTGCTCACGGCGTTGGAGGGAGGCATGCCCCCCGAACGCATCGTCTTGCATGGCAACAACAAATCGGATGAGGAGTTGCTGCTGGCGTATCGCAATGGCGTCACGGTGGTGGCCGACAACCACCATGACCTCGAGCGGCTGGCCCAACTGGTTCCTGACGGTGGTGCGCCAGCGCGACTGATGCTGCGTTTCACGCCAGGTATCGAGTGCCACACGCACGAGTACATCCGCACGGGCCATCTCGACAGCAAATTCGGCTTCGATCCCGATCAGCTCGAATCGGTGCTCCGTTCCCTCAAAGGTGCCGCCTGGGCCGAGGTAAGCGGACTCCATGCCCATATCGGCTCCCAGATCTTTGAGCTCGATCCCCATCGCGATCTGGCGGCGGTGATGGCCGACGCCTTGCGGCTGGCCCGTGGCCTTGGTCATCCCGTGGAGGACTTGAACGTGGGCGGTGGCCTCGGCATTCGTTATGTCGAATCCGATGATCCGCCGAGCATCGACAGCTGGGTTCAGGTGGTGGCCAGCGCCGTCGCGAAAGCCTGTGAAGACCGACAGTTGAGCCTGCCGCGCCTGCTCTGTGAACCGGGCCGATCCCTGGTGGCCGCCGCCGGCGTCACGCTGTATCGCCTCGGTTCGCGCAAGGAAGTCCCTGGGCTGCGCACCTATCTCTCGGTGGATGGGGGCATGAGTGACAACCCACGCCCGATCACCTATCAGTCGCTTTACACCGCCTGTCTGGCCGACAGGCCGCAGGCTGCGGCCACGGAGACCGTGACCCTTGCCGGCAAGCACTGCGAATCCGGCGATGTGCTGCTCAAGGATGTAGCGCTGCCCGCCAGTGTCAGCGGTGATGTGCTCGTGGTGTTGGCCACAGGGGCCTACAACGCCTCGATGAGTTCCAACTACAACCGCATCCCGCGCCCGGCGGCGGTGTTGGTGCACGACGGCGAAGCCGACCTGATTCAACGGCGCGAGCGGCCAGAGGATCTGCTGCGCTACGACGAGATCCCGTCTCGCCTTAGCCCGGTAGGCTGA
- a CDS encoding ATP-dependent Clp protease ATP-binding subunit produces the protein MFERFTEKAIKVIMLAQEEARRLGHNFVGTEQILLGLIGEGTGVAAKVLKSMGVNLKDARVEVEKIIGRGSGFVAVEIPFTPRAKRVLELSLEEARQLGHNYIGTEHLLLGLIREGEGVAARVLENLGVDLAKVRTQVIRMLGETAEVGAGGGGGGSKGSTKTPTLDEFGSNLTQLASEAKLDPVVGRQNEIDRVIQILGRRTKNNPVLIGEPGVGKTAIAEGLAQRIQQGDIPDILEDKRVLTLDIGLLVAGTKYRGEFEERLKKIMEEIKAAGNVILVIDEVHTLIGAGAAEGAIDAANILKPALARGELQCIGATTLDEYRKHIERDAALERRFQPVMVGEPSITDTIEILRGLRERYEQHHRLKITDEALEAAATLGDRYISDRFLPDKAIDLIDEAGSRVRLLNSKLPPAAKEVDKELRQVQKDKENAVREQDFTRAGELRDKEVELREQIRTLLQSNRSDSPTSDDSPASDDAATPAATEATASTAVESELTTPVVGEEDIAQIVASWTGVPVQKLTESESVKLLNMEETLHQRLIGQDEAVKAVSKAIRRARVGLKNPNRPIASFIFSGPTGVGKTELTKALATYFFGSEEAMIRLDMSEFMERHTVSKLIGSPPGYVGFNEGGQLTEAVRRRPYTVVLFDEIEKAHPDVFNLLLQLLEDGRLTDSKGRTVDFKNTLVIMTSNIGSKVIEKGGGGLGFEFSGENAEENQYNRIRSLVNEELKQYFRPEFLNRLDEIIVFRQLNREEVKEIAEIMLREVFSRIGEKGITLTVSDAFKERLVEEGYNPAYGARPLRRAVMRLLEDSLAEEVLSGRIKDGDAVEVDVDENKQVVVRHGTNTPAPATPELASAGL, from the coding sequence ATGTTTGAGCGGTTTACCGAGAAGGCCATCAAGGTGATCATGCTGGCCCAGGAAGAGGCTCGTCGCCTCGGCCACAACTTCGTGGGCACTGAGCAGATCCTGCTGGGCCTGATCGGTGAGGGCACGGGTGTAGCCGCCAAGGTGCTCAAGTCGATGGGTGTGAACCTCAAGGACGCCCGCGTTGAGGTGGAGAAGATCATCGGCCGCGGCTCCGGCTTCGTGGCGGTGGAAATTCCTTTCACACCTAGGGCCAAACGGGTGCTGGAGCTGTCGCTCGAGGAAGCGCGCCAACTCGGCCACAACTACATCGGCACCGAACACCTGCTGCTCGGCCTGATCCGGGAAGGGGAAGGGGTGGCCGCCCGGGTGCTCGAAAACCTCGGGGTCGACCTAGCCAAGGTACGCACCCAGGTGATCCGCATGCTCGGCGAGACGGCGGAAGTGGGCGCCGGGGGCGGTGGCGGCGGCAGCAAGGGCTCCACCAAAACTCCCACCCTCGACGAATTTGGCAGCAACCTCACGCAGCTGGCCAGCGAAGCCAAACTCGATCCGGTGGTCGGCCGTCAGAACGAGATCGATCGGGTGATCCAGATCCTCGGCCGCCGCACCAAGAACAATCCGGTGCTGATCGGCGAACCGGGCGTGGGCAAAACCGCCATCGCCGAAGGGCTGGCCCAGCGGATTCAACAGGGGGACATCCCCGACATTTTGGAAGACAAGCGCGTTCTCACCCTCGACATCGGCCTGCTGGTGGCTGGCACCAAATATCGCGGTGAGTTCGAAGAGCGGCTCAAGAAAATCATGGAGGAGATCAAGGCCGCAGGCAATGTGATCCTCGTGATCGATGAGGTGCACACCCTGATCGGTGCCGGTGCCGCCGAAGGTGCCATCGATGCCGCCAACATCCTCAAGCCGGCCCTGGCCCGCGGCGAACTCCAGTGCATCGGTGCCACCACCCTCGATGAATACCGCAAACACATCGAGCGCGATGCCGCGCTTGAACGCCGCTTCCAGCCGGTGATGGTGGGCGAACCTTCGATCACCGACACGATCGAGATTCTGCGGGGCCTGCGCGAGCGCTACGAACAACACCACCGCCTCAAAATCACCGACGAAGCGCTGGAGGCCGCCGCCACCCTGGGCGATCGCTACATCTCCGATCGCTTCCTTCCCGATAAGGCCATCGACCTGATCGATGAGGCCGGCAGCCGGGTGCGCCTGCTCAATTCCAAGCTGCCTCCCGCCGCGAAGGAAGTCGACAAGGAACTGCGCCAGGTGCAGAAAGACAAAGAGAACGCCGTGCGGGAGCAGGACTTCACTCGCGCTGGTGAACTGCGCGACAAGGAGGTGGAGCTGCGCGAGCAGATCCGCACCCTGCTGCAAAGCAACCGCAGCGATAGTCCTACGAGTGACGACAGTCCCGCCAGCGATGACGCTGCCACGCCAGCCGCAACTGAAGCCACCGCCAGCACGGCGGTGGAGTCCGAACTGACCACGCCGGTGGTCGGCGAAGAAGACATCGCCCAGATCGTGGCTTCCTGGACCGGGGTGCCCGTGCAGAAGCTCACCGAGAGCGAATCGGTGAAGTTGCTGAACATGGAGGAAACGCTCCACCAGCGCCTGATCGGTCAGGACGAAGCGGTGAAGGCGGTGTCGAAAGCGATTCGCAGGGCACGGGTCGGCCTCAAGAATCCGAATCGTCCGATCGCCAGCTTCATCTTCTCCGGACCCACCGGTGTGGGCAAAACCGAGCTTACCAAAGCTCTGGCTACGTATTTCTTCGGCAGCGAAGAGGCGATGATCCGCCTCGACATGTCGGAGTTCATGGAGCGCCACACGGTCAGCAAGTTGATCGGCTCCCCTCCGGGCTATGTGGGCTTCAACGAAGGCGGCCAACTCACCGAAGCGGTGCGCCGCCGGCCTTACACCGTGGTGCTCTTCGATGAGATCGAAAAAGCCCATCCTGATGTCTTCAACCTGTTGCTGCAACTGCTGGAAGATGGTCGACTGACCGATTCCAAAGGGCGCACCGTCGACTTCAAGAACACCCTAGTGATCATGACCTCAAACATCGGGTCGAAAGTGATCGAAAAGGGTGGTGGCGGCCTCGGGTTCGAATTCTCTGGCGAGAACGCCGAAGAGAATCAATACAATCGGATCCGTTCCTTGGTCAATGAGGAACTCAAGCAATACTTCCGGCCAGAATTCCTCAACCGTCTCGATGAAATCATTGTGTTCCGCCAGCTCAATCGCGAGGAGGTGAAGGAAATCGCCGAGATCATGTTGCGCGAGGTCTTCTCCCGCATCGGCGAGAAGGGGATCACCCTCACGGTGTCGGATGCGTTCAAGGAACGGCTCGTGGAGGAGGGCTACAACCCCGCCTATGGCGCACGCCCCCTGCGTCGTGCCGTGATGCGTCTGCTCGAAGACAGCCTCGCGGAAGAGGTGCTCTCCGGTCGGATCAAGGACGGTGATGCCGTGGAAGTAGACGTGGATGAGAACAAGCAGGTGGTAGTGCGTCACGGCACCAACACCCCTGCACCGGCCACGCCGGAACTCGCGAGCGCCGGACTCTGA